In Arachis stenosperma cultivar V10309 chromosome 1, arast.V10309.gnm1.PFL2, whole genome shotgun sequence, one DNA window encodes the following:
- the LOC130946726 gene encoding uncharacterized protein LOC130946726 — protein MSMALTEELKGKAVVYHGDKLCREKFSLLLAEIGLPKGLLTIQDIEECGYVKEIGFVWLKLQKKIEHRFDNILVCYDSIVTAYIEPKKIKNLTGVKARDFLLWFTLNEIYVKGSPQGSLITFKSIVGLSMSFPFSMFMGMAGKDQPKEEASEENWWNKIIKL, from the coding sequence AGGAACTGAAGGGAAAGGCAGTGGTGTACCATGGTGACAAACTTTGTAGGGAGAAATTCTCTTTGTTGCTTGCAGAAATAGGCCTGCCAAAAGGATTATTAACAATTCAGGACATTGAGGAATGTGGCTATGTGAAAGAGATTGGATTTGTTTGGCTCAAGCTTCAGAAGAAGATAGAACACAGGTTTGATAACATACTTGTGTGCTATGATTCAATTGTCACAGCATATATTGAACCTAAGAAGATCAAGAATCTCACTGGGGTCAAGGCTAGGGACTTCTTGCTTTGGTTCACATTGAATGAGATTTATGTTAAGGGTTCACCACAAGGGTCTCTTATTACCTTCAAGTCCATTGTAGGGTTATCTATGTCTTTTCCATTTTCTATGTTCATGGGCATGGCTGGGAAGGATCAACCCAAGGAAGAGGCGTCAGAAGAAAACTGGTGGAACAAGATAATCAAATTGTAA